Within Caulobacter segnis, the genomic segment CAGGCGCGGAGCCTCCAGCAGCACCTTGACCAGGCGTTGCTCCTCGGCGGCGTCGATCGTCCCGCGCGCCTTGGCGGCGGCGACGGCCAGGGCGATCATCACGCTGACCTGGGCGGTGAAGGCCTTGGTCGAGGCCACGCCGATCTCGGGGCCGCAGTGAATCGGCCAGACCACGTCGACCTCGCGGGCCATGGTCGATTCCTGGGCGTTGACCACCACCGCGCTCTTCATGCCCTTGGCCTTGCAATAGCGCAGGGCCGCCAGGGTGTCGGCGGTCTCGCCCGACTGCGACATGGCGATGACCAGGGCGTCCTTGCGGATGGCAGGCTGGCGGTAGCGGAACTCCGAGGCGATCTCGACGTCGACCGGCAGGTCGGCCAGCTGCTCGATCAGGTACTTGCCAACGACGCCGGCGATGTACGAGGTGCCGCAGGCCACGATCTGGATGCGCTCCAGCTTGGCGAAGTCGATGTCGCCGGGGACCGAGGCCCGGGCGTTCAGGGTGTCGACATAGGCCGCGATCGTGCGCTGGCAGCCTTCCGGCTGATCATGGATCTCCTTCTCCATGAAGTGGCGGTAGTTGCCCTTCTCCAGCATCACCGCCGAGGTCGGGACCACCCGCACGGGCCGCTCGACCGGCGCGCCCGAGGCGTCGAAGATCCGGTGGCTGTCATGGTCGAGGGCCACGTAGTCGCCCTCCTCCAGATAGATCACCCGGTTGGTGAAGGGGCCGACCGCCAGGGCGTCGGAGCCCAGGAACATCTCGCCCTGGCCCTCGCCGACCACCAGCGGGCTGCCGCGGCGCGCGCCCAGGATCAGGTCGCTCTCGCCCTCGATCAGCACGGCCAGGGCGTAGGCGCCGGTCAGGCGGTCCAGCGTGGCCTTGAAGGCCTCCAGCGGGGCCAGGCCCTTGGCCAGCTCGGCGTCGATCAGGTGCGCGATCACCTCGGTGTCGGTGTCGCTGGAGAACGTGCGGCCGGCGGCGGCCAGTTCGGCCTTCAGCTCGGCGAAGTTCTCGATGATGCCGTTGTGCACCAGGGTGACCCGGCCCGCCGTATGTGGGTGGGCGTTCTGGACGTTCGGCGCGCCGTGGGTGGCCCAGCGGGTGTGGCCGATGCCGACCGTGGCGTTCAGCGGTTCTTCGCCGACCACCGCCTCGAGGGCCTTGATCTTGCCCTTGGCCCGACGGCGCTCGACCTTACCGCCGACGACGCCCGCGATACCCGCCGAGTCGTAGCCGCGATACTCAAGCCGCTTGAGGCTCTCGATCAGACGATTGGCGACGGGCTCTCTTCCGACGATGCCGATAATGCCGCACATGGGCCATGATCCCTTGTAGAACGCGTCGACAGGACTATCCCTATCCACGCGAGGATTTCGAGAGCGGCCTTTAGCACCAGCTAAACATCGCCTCCCGTAAATCTGCATTTCGGATCGTTTCGCGTCCGAAACTTGGCCTTGAAGAGACGACAAAGCGACCATGAGCAAGCGCGCCTATTTCGGCACCGACGGCATCCGGGGCCAGGCCAACAAGCATCCGATGACGGCCGAGGTGGCCCTGCGCGTCGGCCTGGCCGCCGGCAAGCTGTTCCGCTCGCAGGACGACCGCCGTCACCTGGTGGTGATCGGCAAGGACACCCGCCTGTCGGGCTACATGATCGAGCCCGCCCTGGTCGCCGGCTTCACCAGCGTCGGCATGGACGTGCGACTTTTTGGCCCACTCCCCACGCCCGCCGTGGCGATGATGACCCGCTCGATGCGCGCCGACCTGGGCGTGATGATCAGCGCCAGCCACAACGACTTCGCCGACAACGGCATCAAGCTGTTCGGCCCCGACGGCTACAAGCTGTCGGACGAGCAGGAGCTGAAGATCGAGGCCCTGATGGACGAGGGCCTGCAGGAAGGCCTGGCCTCTCCCCGCGAACTGGGCCGCGTCAAGCGGATCGACGACGCCCAGGCCCGCTATGTCGAGATCGTCAAGGCGACCTTCCCGCGCCACCGCAACCTGTCGGGCCTGCGCATCGTCATCGATTGCGCCCACGGCGCCGCCTATAAGGTCGCGCCGACCGCCCTCTATGAGCTGGGGGCCGAGGTCATCGCCCTGGGCGTCGATCCGGACGGCACCAACATCAACGAGGAGTGCGGCTCGACCCATCCCGAGGCCATGGCCAAGATGGTCCGCGAGTACCGCGCCGACATCGGCATCGCCCTGGACGGCGACGCCGACCGCCTGGTGATCTGCGACGAGAAGGGCGTGGTCGTCGACGGCGACCAGATCATGGCCATCATCGCCGGGTCCCTGGCCAAGGCCGGAACGCTGAAGGGCGGCGGCGTGGTGGCCACCGTCATGTCGAACCTGGGCCTGGAGCGCCAGCTCAATAGCCTGGGCCTCACGCTCGAGCGCACGGCCGTGGGCGATCGCTACGTCATGCAGCGCATGCGCGAGGGCGGCTTCAACGTCGGCGGCGAGCAATCGGGCCACCTGATCCTGTCGGACTTCTCGACCACCGGCGACGGCCTGATCGCCGCCCTGCAGGTGCTGGCCGTGATGATCGAGACCGGCCGGCCGATGAGCGCCCTGGGCCGTCAGTTCGAGCCAGTGCCGCAGCTTCTGGAAAACGTCCGCTTCGCCGGCGGCAAGCCGCTGGAAGCCAAGACCGTCAAGGAAGCCATCGCCGACGGCGAGAGCCAGCTGAACGGCGCCGGCCGCATCGTGGTGCGCGCCTCGGGCACCGAGCCCTTGATCCGCATCATGGCCGAGGGCGACGACCCGGCCCTGGTCAAGAAGGTGGTGAAGTCGATCGTCTCGGCGGTGAAGGCGGTCTGATTTCCTTGTCCCCTTCGCAGGAGAGGGTCATGGCGGCGATTGCCCCCTAGCCGCCCACGTCAAAATTCTCCATCATGTAGAAAACCATCTCACATTTTGAGATGCGCATGATGGAGGAAGACGCCCGATGATCGCCAACCCGCTGCTGGGCGTCCTCTTCCACTGGCTGGGCGGCCTGGCCTCCGCCAGCTTCTACGTGCCCTATCGCGGCGTGAAGCGCTGGTCGTGGGAGATCTACTGGCTGACCGGCGGGATCTTCTCCTGGCTGCTGGCCCCGTGGCTGTTCGCCTCGATCCGCACCCACGACCTGCTGGGTGTGATGGGCCAGGTGCCCTCGAACGTCGTCGGCCTGTGCGTGCTGTTCGGGATCCTGTGGGGTTTCGGCGGCCTGACCTACGGCCTGACCATGCGCTATCTGGGCCTGTCGCTGGGCATGGCCGTGGTGCTGGGCCTGTGCACCGTGTTCGGCACCCTGATCCCGCCCCTGGTGCGCGGAACCTTCGCCGAGACCCTGCTGGGCTCGACCTCGGGCAAGATCATCCTGCTGGGCCTGTTGATGACCCTGGCCGGCATCATCGTGGTGGCCATGGCCGGCGCCAAGAAGGACGCCGACCTGTCGCCCGACCAGAAGGCCGAGGCGGTCGCCGAGTTCGACTTCAAGAAGGGGATCGCCGTGGCGATCTTCTCGGGGATCATGTCGGCCTGCTTCGCCTTCGGCCTGGCGGCGGGCGAGCCGATCAAGGCACTGTCGGCCGCGGCCGGCACCGGCCCGCTGTGGACCGGCCTGCCGGCCCTGTGCCTGGTGATGTTCGGAGGCCTGATCACCAACGGGATCTGGTGCGGCTACCTCATCGTCAAGAACCGCACCGCCGGCCAATGGCTGGGCCAGGCCGACGATCCGGAATTCAAGCCGCCGCTGCTGGCCAACTGGCTGCTGTGCGCCCTGGCCGGCACCGCCTGGTACTTCCAGTTCTTCTTCTACACGATGGGCGAAAGCCAGATGGGCAAGTTCGGCTTCTCCAGCTGGACCCTGCACATGGCCAGCATCATCATCTTCGGCACCCTGTGGGGCTTCGCCTTCAAGGAATGGAAGGACGCCCGCCCGGCCGTGCGCAACATGGTCTGGAGCGGCGTGGCCCTGCTGGTCGGCGCCACCGTGGTGATCGGCTACGGGAATATGATCGGCGGCTAGAGCTCCTCCGCCGCCTCGACCACGCTCCGCAGATACTCGACATGCGCCCGGAAGGCCTTGCGCCCTTTGGGCGTGAGCCGCGCCTGGGTGCGGGGGCGCTTGCCGACGAAGTCCTTCTCGATGGCCACGTAGCCGGCCTTCTCCAGGGTCGCCAGATGGCTGCCCAGGTTGCCGTCGGTGGCCTGGGTGATCGCCTTCAGGCGCGGGAAGTCCAGCGGCTGGCCCTTCTCGGCGGCCAGGGCGGCCATGATCTTCAGCCGTAGCGGCTGGTGGATCAGATCGTCCAGCTGGCTCATCACACGCTCCGCAGCCACAGGCCGCCCAGGAACAGCCCGCCGCCGCCGACCAGGGCCAACCATTGGGCCAGGTATTGCGGCCACAGGTAGTAACCGGCCAGGGTCGCCACGAACACCGCCACCCCGATCCAGACATAGCGGGGCGAAGCGTTGGTCACGCCCAGCACCGTGTAGAGGAAGCCGACGAACAGGCCGGGCAGCGCGATATAGGGCAAGAGCTCGGTCTTGGGGAACACCGCCACGATGGCCAGGACGAAGGCCACGCAGGCGCCCATGCCGGCGACCATCCGCCAGGGCTTCACGGCCGCATGGGCCCCCGTCCCGCCCTTCGGCGCCAGGATCAGCGAGCCGATCGCGCCGGCGAGGTCCAGCCCCAGCCACAGCCAGCCCCAATAATCCGGCGCCAGATACGCCATGCCTAGATAGCCCAGCCCCCAGACCACGCCCCACAGCATCAGGAACGGTCCGGCGTGCCGGTAGCCTTTCAGCGCCATGCCCCGGCGGGTGACGCTGTCGATCTCGGAAAGCGCGCTCAGCGCCTCGGACTTGGATACGCTCGTCATCACAGCCTCCATCTGCAGAGAACTCTGTTGTGCAGAGTTATGCGCGATGAACGGGCTCTGTCAAGCAGAGTGGATGACCTTTCTGAAACAAGCCGTGTCATCCCGGCCGAAGCGAAGCGTAGAGCCGGGCCCAGGGGCGACACGCGCGGCGTTCCTTCACCCCCTGGGTCCCGGACAGCCTCTGCGAGGCTTCCGGGATGACACGAAAAGGCGGCGAGGGCCTCCGTCCTACACCCCCAGCTTCGGCGACTTCATCCGGCGCTTGTTGACGTGGTGGCTGGGGGCTTCGGCCTTGATCTCCTCGGGGTACTCGCCCTTGAAGTAGAAGCGCTGCCAGGCTTCCTTGGTGGCCTCGGGGTCGCGCTTGAAGATCAGGGCATTGAACTCGCTGCGCTTCTCGGCCCAGACGTCGTACTGGCGGCGCAGGTCGGGATTGGAGTTCATCGAGCGGATCACCGGCTGGAACGCCTCCATCGGCTTGTCCTGGATCGGCATGATGAAGCAGAAGGTCTCGCCCTTCTCGAACCGCACCGTGCCGGGGCGGGTGAACATCCAGTTCATCGTGAAGGGGAACGGCAGCCAGTCGGTCTCGATCACCCCCGCCAGCGGCTGGATGCCGTCCTTGACGTGGTTGGGCGGCCCCATGGCCATCAGCGACCAGCCCGGCGGGGTGCGGAACAGGTAGCCGGTGTGGAAGGTCACCACGCCGCGCGTGAAGTGCGACTTCACGAAGTCGGTGAAGCCCGGATACGGGTGGTCGGGCTGGAACTTGATGCAGTCCTGGTGCGCCCCGCCGTCCCAGGTCATCGAGAAGCCGACCGGGCAGATGATGTCCCAGCCGGTGGTGTTGGCCATGGTCAGCGGCAGGCAGCGATAGGGATGGCGCTCGGCGAAGCGATCCATCCAGGCGCGCTGCGGCCGGCCGGGCACGATCTCCGGCGGACGGTTCTCGGTGGGATAGCACTCCAGTTCCATGCCGGTCCTTTGCTTGTCTTCCTGCCCTTGTTCACTCAGGTCTAGCCCTGCCGCCCTCGGGCCGTCTAGTAGAGCCGCATGAAGACCAGAGCCGACCTGTTCGCCTTTTTCGAGGCCCACGGAATCCCGTCGACCACCCTCGACCACCCGCCGGTGTTCCGCGTCGAGGAGGGGCTCGAGATCAAGAAGGCCCTGCCCGGCGGCCACACCAAGAACCTGTTCCTCAAGGACGCCAAGGCCCAGCTGTGGCTGATCTCGGCCCTGGGCGAGACGACGATCGACCTCAAGAGGCTGCACCCCGTGATCGGCTCGGGCCGGCTGTCGTTCGGCCCCCAGGAGATGATGGTCGAGACCCTGGGCGTAACCCCCGGCTCGGTCACCGCCTTCGGCCTGATCAACGACACCGAGCGGCGGGTGCGCTTCGTGCTGGACAAGGCCTTGGCGGACAGCGATCCGGTGAACTTCCACCCGCTGGGCAACGACGCCACCACCGCAGTCAGCCAGGCCGACTTTCGCAAGTTCCTGGTCGCGCTGGGGATCGAGCCAATGATCGTCGACTTCACCGCGATGGCGGTGGTCGCCTAGCCGCTCACGCTTGGGCCGCCACGCTCCGAGGCGCGAACACGCCGTTGCGAAGAGACGCGCCAGGGACCATCTTGGCGGCTTGAGCGTTCCCTGACCTCGAGTACACGAGAGACCCGATGCTGATCGGCGAAAAGCCCGCGCCCCCCGCCCACGCTTCATCGAGCAAGGGCGAACACGTCAAGGACGGCACCGACGCCACCTTCATGGCCGACGTGATCGAGGCCTCCAAGACCCAGCCCGTCATCGTCGACTTCTGGGCCACCTGGTGCGGCCCGTGCCGCCAGCTGACCCCGGCCCTCGAAAAGGTCGTCAGCGCGGCCAATGGCGCGGTGAAGCTGGTCAAGATCGATGTCGACGCCAACCCCGGTTTCGCCGGTCAGCTGCGCGTGCAGTCGATCCCGACCGTCTACGCCTTCGTCGACGGCCGCCCGGTCGACGCCTTCCAGGGCGCCCTGCCCGAGAGCCAGGTCAAGGCCTTCGTCGAGAAGCTGACCGGCCCGGCGGGTCCCAGCGCCATCGACGACCTGATCGCCCTGGGCAAGGAATCGCTGGAGATCGGCGACGTCGGCGGCGCGGCCCAGGCCTTCGCCCAGGCGCTGCAGACCGATCCGACTAACATCCCGGCCCTGGGCGGCATGGCCCGCGCCTACCTGCTGGGCGGCGACCTGGAAGGCGCGGCCGAGGTGGTGGCCATGGCCCCGGCCGACGCCAAGGATCCTGACCTGGACGCCGCCCGCGCCGCCCTGGCCCTGGCCGAGGACGCCCCGTCCGAGACCGCCGCCTTCGAAAAGCGCCTGGCCGCCGACGCCGACGACCACGAGGCCCGCTTCGAACTGGCCAAGGCTTTCGCCGGCATGGGGCGCCTGCAGGACGCCGCCGACCATCTTCTGACCATCATAGCGCGCGACCGTTCCTGGAACGACGACGCGGCCCGCAAGCAACTGCTGACGGTGTTCGAAGCGGCCGGCCCTACGTCGGAGGTCGCCAAGCAGGGCCGACGCAAACTGTCGACCATCCTCTTCAGCTAGGCCGTCAGCCAGGCCGAAACCAAGGGAGCAACGGATGCCGGGAAACTATCGCAAGCTTGGCGACCTGCCGCTGGTGATCCCGGTCTTCCCGCTGGATGGCGTACTGCTGCTGCCCGGCGGCCAGCTGCCGCTGAATATCTTCGAGCCGCGCTACCTGAACATGCTGGACGACGCCATGTCGGGCGAGCGGATCATCGGCATGATCCAGACGCGGCCGCACCAGAGCGCCGACATCCAGACCCCTGCCCTGGCCCCCGTCGGCTGCGCGGGCCGGGTGACCAGCTTCGCCGAGACCAGCGACGGCCGCTATCTGATCACCCTGACCGGGGTCTGCCGTTTCAGGGCCGGCGAGGAGCTGCCGGTGCGCACGCCCTATCGCCAGGTGCGCGCCGACTTCACCCCCTACGAGCCCGACCTGCGCGAGGACGGCGCCAGCGAGCGCACCG encodes:
- the rhaT gene encoding L-rhamnose/proton symporter RhaT, whose amino-acid sequence is MIANPLLGVLFHWLGGLASASFYVPYRGVKRWSWEIYWLTGGIFSWLLAPWLFASIRTHDLLGVMGQVPSNVVGLCVLFGILWGFGGLTYGLTMRYLGLSLGMAVVLGLCTVFGTLIPPLVRGTFAETLLGSTSGKIILLGLLMTLAGIIVVAMAGAKKDADLSPDQKAEAVAEFDFKKGIAVAIFSGIMSACFAFGLAAGEPIKALSAAAGTGPLWTGLPALCLVMFGGLITNGIWCGYLIVKNRTAGQWLGQADDPEFKPPLLANWLLCALAGTAWYFQFFFYTMGESQMGKFGFSSWTLHMASIIIFGTLWGFAFKEWKDARPAVRNMVWSGVALLVGATVVIGYGNMIGG
- a CDS encoding prolyl-tRNA synthetase associated domain-containing protein, which codes for MKTRADLFAFFEAHGIPSTTLDHPPVFRVEEGLEIKKALPGGHTKNLFLKDAKAQLWLISALGETTIDLKRLHPVIGSGRLSFGPQEMMVETLGVTPGSVTAFGLINDTERRVRFVLDKALADSDPVNFHPLGNDATTAVSQADFRKFLVALGIEPMIVDFTAMAVVA
- a CDS encoding winged helix-turn-helix domain-containing protein, which produces MSQLDDLIHQPLRLKIMAALAAEKGQPLDFPRLKAITQATDGNLGSHLATLEKAGYVAIEKDFVGKRPRTQARLTPKGRKAFRAHVEYLRSVVEAAEEL
- a CDS encoding DUF6065 family protein — its product is MELECYPTENRPPEIVPGRPQRAWMDRFAERHPYRCLPLTMANTTGWDIICPVGFSMTWDGGAHQDCIKFQPDHPYPGFTDFVKSHFTRGVVTFHTGYLFRTPPGWSLMAMGPPNHVKDGIQPLAGVIETDWLPFPFTMNWMFTRPGTVRFEKGETFCFIMPIQDKPMEAFQPVIRSMNSNPDLRRQYDVWAEKRSEFNALIFKRDPEATKEAWQRFYFKGEYPEEIKAEAPSHHVNKRRMKSPKLGV
- a CDS encoding thioredoxin family protein, producing MLIGEKPAPPAHASSSKGEHVKDGTDATFMADVIEASKTQPVIVDFWATWCGPCRQLTPALEKVVSAANGAVKLVKIDVDANPGFAGQLRVQSIPTVYAFVDGRPVDAFQGALPESQVKAFVEKLTGPAGPSAIDDLIALGKESLEIGDVGGAAQAFAQALQTDPTNIPALGGMARAYLLGGDLEGAAEVVAMAPADAKDPDLDAARAALALAEDAPSETAAFEKRLAADADDHEARFELAKAFAGMGRLQDAADHLLTIIARDRSWNDDAARKQLLTVFEAAGPTSEVAKQGRRKLSTILFS
- the glmS gene encoding glutamine--fructose-6-phosphate transaminase (isomerizing); the encoded protein is MCGIIGIVGREPVANRLIESLKRLEYRGYDSAGIAGVVGGKVERRRAKGKIKALEAVVGEEPLNATVGIGHTRWATHGAPNVQNAHPHTAGRVTLVHNGIIENFAELKAELAAAGRTFSSDTDTEVIAHLIDAELAKGLAPLEAFKATLDRLTGAYALAVLIEGESDLILGARRGSPLVVGEGQGEMFLGSDALAVGPFTNRVIYLEEGDYVALDHDSHRIFDASGAPVERPVRVVPTSAVMLEKGNYRHFMEKEIHDQPEGCQRTIAAYVDTLNARASVPGDIDFAKLERIQIVACGTSYIAGVVGKYLIEQLADLPVDVEIASEFRYRQPAIRKDALVIAMSQSGETADTLAALRYCKAKGMKSAVVVNAQESTMAREVDVVWPIHCGPEIGVASTKAFTAQVSVMIALAVAAAKARGTIDAAEEQRLVKVLLEAPRLIAEAIGLEDAIKDIAADIAKARDVLYLGRGPMSALALEGALKLKEISYIHAEGYAAGELKHGPIALVDDKTPIVILAPHDSYFEKSASNMSEVMARGGQVIFITDTEGVKHAPAGAKVVVTAPASDPLVSTLVMSAPIQLLAYHVAVVKGADVDQPRNLAKSVTVE
- a CDS encoding LON peptidase substrate-binding domain-containing protein, whose product is MPGNYRKLGDLPLVIPVFPLDGVLLLPGGQLPLNIFEPRYLNMLDDAMSGERIIGMIQTRPHQSADIQTPALAPVGCAGRVTSFAETSDGRYLITLTGVCRFRAGEELPVRTPYRQVRADFTPYEPDLREDGASERTAADIDRLLAALRRYLDHRGLAIDWGDAESAPSDALINSLAMALPFDPLEKQALLEAETIFERKATLTALLEIDAAGTDDDEPTSIQ
- the glmM gene encoding phosphoglucosamine mutase produces the protein MSKRAYFGTDGIRGQANKHPMTAEVALRVGLAAGKLFRSQDDRRHLVVIGKDTRLSGYMIEPALVAGFTSVGMDVRLFGPLPTPAVAMMTRSMRADLGVMISASHNDFADNGIKLFGPDGYKLSDEQELKIEALMDEGLQEGLASPRELGRVKRIDDAQARYVEIVKATFPRHRNLSGLRIVIDCAHGAAYKVAPTALYELGAEVIALGVDPDGTNINEECGSTHPEAMAKMVREYRADIGIALDGDADRLVICDEKGVVVDGDQIMAIIAGSLAKAGTLKGGGVVATVMSNLGLERQLNSLGLTLERTAVGDRYVMQRMREGGFNVGGEQSGHLILSDFSTTGDGLIAALQVLAVMIETGRPMSALGRQFEPVPQLLENVRFAGGKPLEAKTVKEAIADGESQLNGAGRIVVRASGTEPLIRIMAEGDDPALVKKVVKSIVSAVKAV